A stretch of Perognathus longimembris pacificus isolate PPM17 chromosome 1, ASM2315922v1, whole genome shotgun sequence DNA encodes these proteins:
- the Amz1 gene encoding archaemetzincin-1, with amino-acid sequence MLQCRPAQEFSFGPRALKDALISSDEALRQRYALAFSPAERLFLAEAYNPRRTLFRPLLIHSAFDWLLSRPEAPEDFHTFHASLQLRKPGLARKHIYLQPIDLSEGLGRPLLEQLQSCAEAFFLGLRVTCLPSVAADTIHCSSRPSQDTDRLQLHTDGLLSFLKSTKPEDALCVLGLTLADLYPHDTWAFTFGKFLPGQEVGVCSFARFSELPGPSTPEPTLGQGAADGPAASPQDSSGTLGVVQCCKVACHELCHLLGLGSCRWLHCLMQGALSLNEALRRPPDLCPICLRKLQHILGFRLVDRYKRLHTWTQAAAGPWPGPEAGDQSASEDTLPFSTDSGLCCDSDSEPVTSLSEPLTPDVWGHAFPEVPEDGLSSLATSEAVPRPRGLEEDLEEHGRWLAACIQALEREATEDDLAQVDRAVDAMERWELFTGQLPATRQDLPCGRDSPGLRKVLGDKLSSLRRRLSTRRVPKAGSSPRGWEETEN; translated from the exons ATGCTGCAGTGTAGACCGGCTCAGGAGTTCAGCTTCGGGCCCCGGGCCCTGAAGGATGCACTGATCTCCAGTGACGAGGCCCTGCGGCAGCGCTACGCCTTGGCCTTCTCCCCAGCCGAGAGGCTCTTCCTAGCGGAGGCCTACAACCCCCGGAGGACGCTCTTCCGCCCGCTGCTTATCCACTCTGCCTTCGACTGGCTCCTGAGCCGCCCTGAAGCCCCAGAGGACTTCCACACCTTCCATGCCTCCCTGCAGCTCCGCAAGCCAGGCCTGGCCCGGAAGCACATTTACCTGCAGCCAATAG ATCTGAGCGAGGGGCTGGGCCGCCCCCTGCTGGAGCAGCTGCAGAGCTGCGCGGAGGCTTTCTTCCTGGGCCTTCGGGTCACCTGCCTGCCCTCTGTGGCCGCCGACACCATCCACTGCTCCTCGCGGCCCAGCCAGGACACCGACAGGCTCCAGCTCCACACAG ATGGCCTCCTGTCTTTTCTGAAGAGCACCAAGCCAGAGGACGCACTGTGCGTGCTGGGCCTCACGCTGGCCGACCTGTACCCGCACGACACCTGGGCCTTCACCTTCGGCAAGTTCCTGCCGGGCCAAG AAGTGGGTGTCTGCAGCTTTGCCAGGTTCTCTGAGCTCCCAGGGCCCAGCACCCCTGAGCCTACCCTAGGCCAGGGGGCAGCAGATGGCCCCGCGGCCTCTCCGCAGGACAGCAGCGGGACCTTGGGCGTGGTGCAGTGCTGCAAG GTTGCTTGTCATGAGCTCTGCCATCTCCTGGGTCTGGGCAGCTGCCGCTGGCTGCACTGCCTCATGCAGGGGGCGCTCAGCCTGAACGAGGCGCTGCGGCGGCCCCCCGACCTCTGCCCCATCTGTCTGCGGAAGCTGCAGCACATCCTGGGCTTCAGGCTGGTGGACAGGTACAAG CGGCTGCACACCTGGACCCAGGCAGCAGCAGGGCCATGGCCTGGCCCAGAGGCCGGGGACCAGTCCGCGTCAGAGGACACACTGCCCTTCAGCACCGACTCGGGCCTGTGCTGCGACAGTGACTCGGAGCCCGTTACCAGCCTGTCAGAGCCCCTGACTCCCGATGTGTGGGGTCACGCCTTCCCCGAGGTGCCCGAGGATGGGCTGAGCTCCTTGGCGACCTCGGAGGCAGTGCCAAGGCCGAGGGGCCTCGAGGAGGACCTGGAGGAGCACGGGCGCTGGCTGGCCGCGTGCATCCAGGCCCTGGAGCGGGAGGCCACGGAGGATGACCTGGCACAGGTGGATAGGGCCGTGGACGCCATGGAACGCTGGGAGTTGTTCACAGGTCAGCTCCCAGCCACCAGGCAGGACCTGCCCTGTGGCAGGGACAGCCCAGGGCTGCGCAAGGTCCTGGGGGACAAGCTGTCCTCCCTGAGGAGGCGTCTGAGCACGCGCAGAGTCCCCAAGGCAGGGTCTTCCCCCCGGGGCTGGGAGGAAACAGAGAATTAG